From Nomascus leucogenys isolate Asia chromosome 15, Asia_NLE_v1, whole genome shotgun sequence, a single genomic window includes:
- the MCAM gene encoding cell surface glycoprotein MUC18 isoform X2 — protein sequence MGLPRLVCAFLLAACCCCPLVAGVPGEAEQPAPELVEVEVGSTALLKCGLSQSQGNLGHVDWFTVHKEKRILIFRVRQGQGQSEPGEYQQRLSLQDRGATLALTQVTPHDERIFLCQGKRPRSQEYRIQLRVYKAPEEPNIQVNAQGIPVNSKEPEEVATCVGRNGYPIPQVIWYKNGRPLKEEKNRVHIQSSQTVESSGLYTLQSILKAQLVKEDKDAQFYCELNYRLPSGNHMKESREVTVPVFYPTEKVWLEVEPVGMLKEGDRVEIRCLADGNPPPHFSISKQNPSTREAEEETTNDNGVLVLEPARKEHSGLYECQGLDLDTMISLPSEPQELLVNYVSDVRVSPAAPEKQEGSSLTLTCEAESSQDLEFQWLREETGQVLARGPVLQLHHLKREAGGGYCCVASVPSIPGLNRTQRVSVAIFGPPWMAFKERKVWVKENMVLNLSCEASGHPRPTISWNVNGTASEQDQDPQRVLSTLNVLVTPELLETGVECTASNDLGKNTSVLFLELVNLTTLTPDSNTTTGLSTSTASPHTRANSTSTERKLPEPESQGVVIVAVIVCILVLAVLGAVLYFLYKKGKLPCGRSGKQEITLPPSRKSEFVVEVKSDKLPEEMGLLQGSSGDKRAPGDQGEKYIDLRH from the exons ATGgggcttcccaggctggtctgcgcCTTCTTGCTCGCCGCCTGCTGCTGCTGTCCTCTCGTCGCGG GTGTGCCCGGAGAGGCTGAGCAGCCTGCGCCTGAGCTGGTGGAGGTGGAAGTGGGCAGCACAGCCCTTCTGAAGTGCGGCCTCTCCCAGTCCCAAGGCAACCTCGGCCATGTCGACTGGTTTACT GTCCACAAGGAGAAGCGGATACTCATCTTCCGTGTgcgccagggccagggccagagcGAACCTGGGGAGTACCAGCAGCGGCTCAGCCTCCAGGACAGAGGGGCTACTCTGGCCCTGACTCAAGTCACCCCCCACGACGAGCGCATCTTCTTGTGCCAGGGCAAGCGCCCTCGGTCCCAGGAGTACCGCATCCAGCTCCGCGTCTACA aAGCACCGGAGGAGCCAAACATCCAGGTCAACGCCCAGGGCATCCCTGTGAACAGTAAGGAGCCTGAGGAG GTTGCTACCTGTGTAGGGAGGAACGGGTACCCCATTCCTCAAGTCATCTGGTACAAGAATGGCCGGCCTCTGAAGGAGGAAAAGAACC GGGTCCACATTCAGTCATCCCAGACTGTGGAGTCGAGTGGTTTGTACACCTTGCAGAGTATTCTGAAGGCACAGCTGGTTaaagaagacaaagatgcccaGTTTTACTGTGAGCTCAACTACCGGCTGCCCAGTGGGAACCACATGAAGGAGTCCAGGGAAGTCACCGTCCCTGTTTTCT ACCCAACAGAAAAAGTGTGGTTGGAAGTGGAGCCCGTGGGAATGCTGAAGGAAGGGGACCGCGTGGAAATCAGGTGTCTGGCTGATGGCAACCCTCCACCACACTTCAGCATCAGCAAGCAG AACCCCAGcaccagggaagcagaggaagAGACAACCAACGACAATGGGGTCCTGGTGCTGGAGCCTGCCCGGAAGGAACACAGTGGGCTCTATGAATGTCAGGGCCTGGACTTGGACACCATGATATCGCTGCCGAGTGAACCACAGGAACTACTGGTGAACT ATGTGTCTGACGTCCGAGTGAGTCCCGCAGCCCCTGAAAAACAGGAAGGCAGCAGCCTCACCCTGACCTGTGAGGCAGAGAGTAGCCAGGACCTCGAGTTCCAGTGGCTGAGAGAAGAG ACAGGCCAGGTGCTGGCAAGAGGGCCTGTGCTCCAGTTGCACCACCTGAAACGGGAGGCAGGAGGCGGCTATTGCTGCGTGGCGTCTGTGCCCAGCATACCCGGCCTGAACCGCACACAGCGGGTCAGCGTGGCCATTTTTG GCCCCCCTTGGATGGCATTCAAGGAGAGGAAGGTGTGGGTGAAAGAGAATATGGTGTTGAATCTGTCTTGTGAAGCGTCAGGGCACCCCCGGCCCACCATCTCCTGGAACGTCAACGGCACG GCAAGTGAACAAGACCAAGATCCACAGCGAGTCCTGAGCACCCTGAATGTCCTCGTGACCCCAGAGCTGTTGGAGACAGGTGTTGAATGCACGGCCTCCAACGACCTGGGCAAAAACACCAGTGTCCTCTTCCTGGAGCTGG tCAATTTAACCACCCTCACACCAGACTCCAACACAACCACTGGCCTCAGCACTTCCACTGCCAGTCCTCATACCAGAGCAAACAGCACCTCCACAG AGAGAAAGCTGCCAGAGCCAGAGAGCCAGGGCGTGGTCATCGTGGCTGTGATTGTGTGCATCCTGGTCCTGGCGGTGCTGGGCGCCGTCCTGTATTTCCTCTATAAGAAGGGCAAGCTGCCGTGCGGGCGCTCAGGCAAGCAGGAGAT cacgCTGCCCCCGTCTCGTAAGAGCGAATTTGTAGTTGAAGTTAAGTCAGATAAGCTCCCAGAAGAGATGGGCCTCCTGCAGGGCAGCAGCGGTGACAAGAGGGCTCCGGGAGACCAG GGAGAGAAATACATCGATCTGAGGCATTAG
- the MCAM gene encoding cell surface glycoprotein MUC18 isoform X1: MGLPRLVCAFLLAACCCCPLVAGVPGEAEQPAPELVEVEVGSTALLKCGLSQSQGNLGHVDWFTVHKEKRILIFRVRQGQGQSEPGEYQQRLSLQDRGATLALTQVTPHDERIFLCQGKRPRSQEYRIQLRVYKAPEEPNIQVNAQGIPVNSKEPEEVATCVGRNGYPIPQVIWYKNGRPLKEEKNRVHIQSSQTVESSGLYTLQSILKAQLVKEDKDAQFYCELNYRLPSGNHMKESREVTVPVFYPTEKVWLEVEPVGMLKEGDRVEIRCLADGNPPPHFSISKQNPSTREAEEETTNDNGVLVLEPARKEHSGLYECQGLDLDTMISLPSEPQELLVNYVSDVRVSPAAPEKQEGSSLTLTCEAESSQDLEFQWLREETGQVLARGPVLQLHHLKREAGGGYCCVASVPSIPGLNRTQRVSVAIFGPPWMAFKERKVWVKENMVLNLSCEASGHPRPTISWNVNGTASEQDQDPQRVLSTLNVLVTPELLETGVECTASNDLGKNTSVLFLELVNLTTLTPDSNTTTGLSTSTASPHTRANSTSTERKLPEPESQGVVIVAVIVCILVLAVLGAVLYFLYKKGKLPCGRSGKQEMERNTSI, translated from the exons ATGgggcttcccaggctggtctgcgcCTTCTTGCTCGCCGCCTGCTGCTGCTGTCCTCTCGTCGCGG GTGTGCCCGGAGAGGCTGAGCAGCCTGCGCCTGAGCTGGTGGAGGTGGAAGTGGGCAGCACAGCCCTTCTGAAGTGCGGCCTCTCCCAGTCCCAAGGCAACCTCGGCCATGTCGACTGGTTTACT GTCCACAAGGAGAAGCGGATACTCATCTTCCGTGTgcgccagggccagggccagagcGAACCTGGGGAGTACCAGCAGCGGCTCAGCCTCCAGGACAGAGGGGCTACTCTGGCCCTGACTCAAGTCACCCCCCACGACGAGCGCATCTTCTTGTGCCAGGGCAAGCGCCCTCGGTCCCAGGAGTACCGCATCCAGCTCCGCGTCTACA aAGCACCGGAGGAGCCAAACATCCAGGTCAACGCCCAGGGCATCCCTGTGAACAGTAAGGAGCCTGAGGAG GTTGCTACCTGTGTAGGGAGGAACGGGTACCCCATTCCTCAAGTCATCTGGTACAAGAATGGCCGGCCTCTGAAGGAGGAAAAGAACC GGGTCCACATTCAGTCATCCCAGACTGTGGAGTCGAGTGGTTTGTACACCTTGCAGAGTATTCTGAAGGCACAGCTGGTTaaagaagacaaagatgcccaGTTTTACTGTGAGCTCAACTACCGGCTGCCCAGTGGGAACCACATGAAGGAGTCCAGGGAAGTCACCGTCCCTGTTTTCT ACCCAACAGAAAAAGTGTGGTTGGAAGTGGAGCCCGTGGGAATGCTGAAGGAAGGGGACCGCGTGGAAATCAGGTGTCTGGCTGATGGCAACCCTCCACCACACTTCAGCATCAGCAAGCAG AACCCCAGcaccagggaagcagaggaagAGACAACCAACGACAATGGGGTCCTGGTGCTGGAGCCTGCCCGGAAGGAACACAGTGGGCTCTATGAATGTCAGGGCCTGGACTTGGACACCATGATATCGCTGCCGAGTGAACCACAGGAACTACTGGTGAACT ATGTGTCTGACGTCCGAGTGAGTCCCGCAGCCCCTGAAAAACAGGAAGGCAGCAGCCTCACCCTGACCTGTGAGGCAGAGAGTAGCCAGGACCTCGAGTTCCAGTGGCTGAGAGAAGAG ACAGGCCAGGTGCTGGCAAGAGGGCCTGTGCTCCAGTTGCACCACCTGAAACGGGAGGCAGGAGGCGGCTATTGCTGCGTGGCGTCTGTGCCCAGCATACCCGGCCTGAACCGCACACAGCGGGTCAGCGTGGCCATTTTTG GCCCCCCTTGGATGGCATTCAAGGAGAGGAAGGTGTGGGTGAAAGAGAATATGGTGTTGAATCTGTCTTGTGAAGCGTCAGGGCACCCCCGGCCCACCATCTCCTGGAACGTCAACGGCACG GCAAGTGAACAAGACCAAGATCCACAGCGAGTCCTGAGCACCCTGAATGTCCTCGTGACCCCAGAGCTGTTGGAGACAGGTGTTGAATGCACGGCCTCCAACGACCTGGGCAAAAACACCAGTGTCCTCTTCCTGGAGCTGG tCAATTTAACCACCCTCACACCAGACTCCAACACAACCACTGGCCTCAGCACTTCCACTGCCAGTCCTCATACCAGAGCAAACAGCACCTCCACAG AGAGAAAGCTGCCAGAGCCAGAGAGCCAGGGCGTGGTCATCGTGGCTGTGATTGTGTGCATCCTGGTCCTGGCGGTGCTGGGCGCCGTCCTGTATTTCCTCTATAAGAAGGGCAAGCTGCCGTGCGGGCGCTCAGGCAAGCAGGAGAT GGAGAGAAATACATCGATCTGA